GTGAGAAAAACACCAAAGCAAAATGAAGTTGCTGAAAGGAAGAATCGAATGGTAGTAGAGATGGCAATGCGTATCTTGAATGAGAAAAAGCTTTCAAATGATTTTTGGGCTAAAGCAGTTGCTACATCAGTTTATCTTTTCAATATCTCACCAATAAAAACAGTGCGTAATACAACTCCTTATGAAACGTGGTGGAATCGCAAACCCAATGTAAGTGCTTTGAAGATTTTTGGGTGTATTGCTTATGTCATGCTAGCTACTAATTATCGAACGAAAATGGATAAGAAGAGTGAGAAGTGCATTTTTGTTGGGTATAGTGATGAGACAAAAGGATATAAGTTGTATAATCCTATTACTAAAAAGCTAATCATTCGAAGAGATGTTATTTTTGATGAGAATAGTTTTTGGGAGTGGAATGCAGAAAAAATCTAGGATATTTCATGTGAAGAAAATAAGTTAAACGAGTTATGAGACGAAGAGAATGAAATGGCACAAGAAGATTCTCCTATATCTAATTCTCCAAGGTTGTTGCTGTAAGCTTCTCCAACTCCTCAACCATTAAGAATGACTACTAGAAGCATGTCTAGGGTTCTTCCAAGAAAGGTAAAACCTTAGGAAAATGTTTATGACTCTAATACATTTGCTCTTTTAGTGATACAACCTATGAGTTTTGAAGAAACATGTGGAAAAGATGATTGGGAGATAGCTATGAAGGAGGAAATGGCttctattgaaaaaaataacacttgGAAGCTAATTGATAtgccaaaaggaaaaaaagcaATTAGTGTGAAGTGGATCTACAAAGTGAAGTATCATGTAGATGGAAGTGTGCAAAAACATAAGGCAAGGTTGGTGGCTAAAGGATATGTGCAAAAATATGGTAAAGATTTCTTTGAAACCTTCTCTCCTGTTGCTATATTTGAGACTGTAAGATTGATATTAGCATTAGCAGCTCATATAAAGTGGAATGTATTTcaatttgatgtgaaatatGCTTTATTGAATGGTTACTTGGCTGAAGATGTTTATGTTGCGCAACCACAAGGTTTTGCtgttgaaggaaaaaaagataaggTGTACAAGCTCAAGAAAACCCTTTATGGACTCAAGTAAGCACCACGGGCATAATATGGTAGACTTGATTcttatttaaatgataatgatttttatCATAATAGTAGCGAACCCACTTTGTatgtgaaggaaaaaagagacgATATTCTCATTGTTTgtgtttatgtggatgacattaTTTACTCTAGTTCTTCTGAAGTTCTTATTAGGGAATTCAAGAAGAGCATGActaatgaatttgaaatgtcaaatttggggttgttgcattattttcttgggTTGCAAATTTGCCAAACTgattatggtatttttgtttcATAAGAAAAATATGCTTTAGATTTGTTAAAGAAGTTTAATATGCAGAATTGTAAGATGTTTTCTACTCCCATGAACACAAATGAGAAGTTGACAATGGATGATCGAACCTCAAAAGCCCATGAGAAGTATTTCAGAAGTTTGGTTGGAGAGTTGATGTATTTAACTCATACCTGTCCAGATATCATGTTCCCAGTCAGTTTAGTCTCAAGGTCTATGCATAATCCCTCCTTACATAACGTTGGGGCAACAAAGCAAATTCTTCACTACAAGCAATTTCGAAATTTGGTAAAAACCAGTTCCTAACTTTAAACAATCTGGTTTCACTAACAGTGATTGGGCAGATTTTGTAGATGATAGAAAGAGTACAAGTggctttattttcaattttggctCAGAAGTTGTGTCATGGAGCTCAAAGAAGCAAACAACCACAACATTATCATCTTCAAAAGTTGAGTATATTGCTGCAACCTCAGCTGCTTGTCAAGCAATTTGGATGCGGAGGATTATGGAAGATTTACACCAAGCTCAAGCAAAGGCTACAAAGATTTTTTGTGATAACAAAACAACAATCTCAATGACTAAGAACCTAGTGTTTCACGGAAGAACAAAGCACATCGAGCTTCGTCATCACTTTATTCGAGATGGCGTGGCAGAAGGGTTGATTGTGATGAAGTATTGCTCAACAAATGATCAAGTGGTTGATGACTTTACTAAGGGGCTTGGTTACTCCAAATTTGTGAAGTTTCGATCATCACTTGGAGTTGCTGACTTTGCATCAAGGGgggatgttaaaaaaaattgatgcaaagttaacttttatttatagcTTGGGTTAGTTAAATGTGTcttaatatttagtttaatgAGTATTGttagtaaattaaatttatcctAGTCTTTAGTTTAATAAGTGTAGTTAGTGGGTGTAGTTAACAGCCACTAAATCATAATGtgacatttttttctcatttgtttacctatatatatgtgtgtctTGTTGATAGATTGAATGGTGATTGAAGTTGcatttttttcatcttgttCTTAGTTCATTGCCTTTGCCTACAAATTGTGTAATAAAATTTCTGAGATACTATATTTGTTCTAAATTCTTTTCATCTGCTCATATTTCATAACTTTATTCCaacaattattttatctaaatgttactgatataattttttttaaaatatttttcatactacatgttatattaattaaaagtgatgatactttagttttaaaaatttaataaataaagataaaattataataaaataaaaaatatcttaataatcttttaattctgaaagcatatataataatcaaattatttaataaaaaattattaaaatattttatcattgacaaaataaaaatgataatattaataataaaaaataaattattaaaataatctttgatTACTTCTCAGCAAACAATTTCATcagggtttatatatatatatatatatatatatatatatatatatatatatattataaatttatcaaatctattaatttaattgattggtccatattttataagccttgtaaaattaatttattatcatgcaAAGACTATTTTATATCCATCACTCTTTTCAGGAGATGCTACTAAATATGTGTTGTTCAAATGGGTGGTACAAGAATTTGTTCCACCACCAgtcaaatttattattgtaattttaattttatctaccaaattttgtaataaaatatagggAAAGGGTAGTTTAAGAATTAAGCAAAAGAAAAAGGGGGGGTTTTAGGTAAATTCAAAGGAATGAGATCGAGCTTTGCGGAGGTGTCATTATCGTTAAGATATGTGATagtgatttaaataataaaatcaggATTCTTTGTCTATCTCTTGAACAATACACAAGTGAtagaaacaataataataaaaaaattaacctatagGTTAGACTTATTTCCATTGTGATGGCACCTTTGATATCTCAAATCTTTTTGGGTCATGTAGCCTAATAAGCTAAGACCAAGTGTCATAAATTATGGCCATGACGACGATGTTAATTTGTTAAGAGTTGGATTTGAGTTTTAGCAAGTATGAAATTGTGATGATTTGGTTGGATTAAcccaatttgatttgatttgatttgatttaccGAGTTTAACCATACATTCATCCATGCATCCGTTTTAATGACAAATACTTAGACAAACTTAATCCGGACTGAAATGGCTATCAGATCCCTCTTCCTCCGATTGAACCGGTTGATTGGGCTAAGTATCAAACCCATGCTAATGAgaattaaaaaacagaaaaaaaaaaaaaaaaagtgcataATTATTCAGTTAGACGAAGGAGAGGAGGAGACAAAGTAGGGTGTGAGATTGAGAAGACACAGGATGGAGAAGTGAGAGAGTTAACGTGGATTTAGTttcactttaattaattaatttatttaatttcactCAATAAATTCAAAACCATTTTCACCTCTCTCTCCAGCTTAAACAAATCTTTCTCGTCTTCTCTCTGTAATATATTTTGCTTTGTTGTGCTTCGCTGGTTTTGTTCTGGCTGGGTCAATCCAtctctcaaaatttttattttattatttttaacagaGAAGCAGTGAACGTGGTGTTGTTTTGTCTCGTTGCTTCTACCAAATACTTCACGCTTGAAGAGAACATGATTAGTGTGTTTGTTTCTAGTTTTTAAACTAACCCCATTTTTGGAATTTGAGCTCCTTTCCATCTTTTGAGACCCATGCTTGTCTCTCAGATTTTGGAGCTTTTCTATTCTGTTTTTGAGAAAGAGGGTCTTAATAGGTCTACACTATACAGAGCTTTGAAACACAGAGCAAGAAACTGagaattttatatgtatttctTGTTGGGCTTTGAGctgttttttaataattcttacTTTTTTGTTCTTCAGTCGCACCAAACAATGCTGCAATCGTATTTTTCTATGTAGTGAAAAAGTTTATCTGATGACTTTCCTGTACTTGAAACAAAGTTGTGTTCTTTTTGCATTTTCTTAGATATCTTAGATATGGAGTGGGTGTGTAGCAAGTAGTAGTGGGGgttcttttgttgtttttgtggGTTGTATTGAGATGTGTTTGAAGATGCTACAGCACCATATCCAGAAGCAGTCACTGGTTCAGAACCATTCAGTTTCTCTGAGAGTAAATGATCAAACGGGGACTAAAAAAGGGTACACATTTATTCAGGCCAACAGGGGTTGGCTTCCCAAGTTTTTTATGCTATGGGTTTTGATGGTGGCTTTTTTCAGCATGTTGCTCTTTGAAGGTATGGATGCTGAAAATAAGGTCAGGAGGAAAGATTTTTTGATTAGTATGTGTGATCAGAGGGCTAGAATGTTGCAAGATCAGTTCAGTGTTAGTGTTAACCATGTTCATGCCCTTGCCATTCTTGTTTCTACCTTCCATTACATCAAGAATCCTTCTGCAATTGATCAGGTTTGTGTAGTATTCTTCttgctttcaaatttttaactttagtcatttaatttttgtttggtttgagagaaaaattcttgaaaagttttattgaatttggaaTTTTTAGTTTGCCGTTGTCTTTAGTTTAAAGAAGATGGGAAAATTCATCTTGATCTAGGTTACAAGTTGTAGAAGTTAGTTTAAgcaattctttaatttttctggGGACAAAATTGATCATGTTGATATTAAACAAAGCTTTTCATAATTTCCACGAGAATTTTGGCTTGATTGCTTGTTGCAAAAAAAATCAGGAAACATTTGCAGAGTACACGGCTAGAACGGCTTTTGAGCGACCCTTGATGAGTGGAGTTGCTTATGCACAAAGAGTGCTTGATTCAGAGAGggaaaaatttgaaagagagAATGGGTGGATTATAAAGACAATGGATACAGAACCTTCACCTGTGCGGGATGAGTATGCACCGGTGATATTCTCTCAAGAAACTGTCTCCTATATTGGATCACTTGACATGATGTCTGGGGAGGTATGTTATTGAATTCTGGTCCTCAAGTTGCTTATCTTGGGCatgaatttaaagttttttcgtATACTGGAGAAATTCAATGTTTGCTTAGACAAGTAATTTCCTCATTGCATGATGTAGGAAGACAGAGAAAACATTTTGAGGGCTAGGGCTACTGGGAAAGCAGTTCTAACAAGCCCCTTTAGGCTGCTGGGTTCTCATCATCTTGGTGTTGTGTTGACAATTCCAGTTTATAAGTCCAAGCTACCTCCAAAGCCAACTGTAGCAGAGCGTATTGAAGCAACTGGAGGGTAAGTCCTTGTGTTTGCCTTTCTATTCTGTTATCTGGTGTATCTtgaattatttctttaataGTTCTTGTGTTTGTAAACTATAAGACCAatgcaaatcaattttagaaatattaacAGGTGTACAATATAGCCCCATAAAACATGAGAGGTTTAGGAAATGTGAACATGGAATAGGAAGATAGTTTTACTCTGGATGACCACTGAGAGTGATGTTTCTCAGATTCGAAAATTTGTGAAGAGAGCTTTTCTACTCTATTAGCCTTTTAAGTTCAGTTTTTAAACAAACTGCAAACAAAGTTAATTacctcaatttgatttaaagaaGAAACTAACTCAGTTTTCATATTGGTAGAAAGAACTCAGTTGCTATTAAGTTGGAGGGTACCAACCAAGGGCTTCTTTTAATGTATCTCTACACgagaaaattttgcattttctttctaCTATGACTGTTAAGAAGGAAGTTTGTCCTCCCTTCTTTCATTCTAATGGGGCCTGTCTGGTTAACTTGGCTGGTGACATGTTAACAACTTACAGATAACCATTCTTTCtgattcaattttcttaaagTGCCTTGAAAAATAGACTAAAAGGACAAGTGCTGCTCATGCTGACTCTTTGTAGTAAAAAGCACTGCCATGACCACAGCTATCAACTGTTTGATACACATGGGAGCGTGTAGGTATTAAATCTTTCAGCAGAAGTGAATAAGAAAACTGAAGGATTTATATGTTTAAGGAATTGGCTGATTATCATTGGCAAATACTTCTCGGCTCATGGCGGTTCTAATTCAGGTGTATAAGGTTATGTGTCAAGTTGTATTGATTCCTTACTGCATTAACATCAGCCCTACTGGCCTGCTAGGATCATCTCTGCCACCAGAACTGTTCTTGACATTTTGCCGCCTCCACCACTGTTgctatcaattttaaaaatcgCTGAACGTTTGCACTCTAAAGTGACTAGCACCATCAACACCAGCATTGATTCATTTCTACAAGTATCACAACCTCCTTTACTAACATCACTGGAATTGCTGTCAACTTCCACCACTCCAATGActtgttttttcaattatattaagaGGTTTACCATGAACCAATTATTATTCTTACTTTTAAATGTACCAATGGTTTGTGGTTTAGTATTTGAACAATGCTGAACTTTTCTATAGTTTTTTTGCACATTCTCTATTGGCTTAGTTCATCTTGCAGTTGGTATCCATTGCAGAGCATTGTGTATTATTCCTTCTTAATCTTTCCTGTTTCTGAACTTCTAAGCTATTTAACCATAATTTGGAAGCACTTGGTACATTTTTTTGTTCTCAAATGAAATTCTGATTGAAAGCAGATACCTTGGGGGAGCGTTTGATGTTGAGTCCCTTGTGGAGAATTTACTTGGGCAACTTGCTGGTAATCAAGCAATCTTGGTTAATGTGTATGATATCACCAACTCTTCAGAGCCCTTAATCATGTATGGTCACCAGAATCAAGACGGTGACATGTCTCTTGTGCATGAGAGCAAACTTGATTTTGGAGATCCATTTAGAAAGCATGAGATGAAATGCAGGCAAGTGAATCTAGTCactgattatttttttttttcatataagatGAAAGAGATCTGAGGACTTTCTCATGCATGttcttattattttgaattctgAGCAGATATCTTCAAAAGGCACCCATTCCATGGACGGCACTCACCACTGCTTTCTTATTCTTCGTGATTGGTTTATTAGTAGGGTATATTTTATATGGTGCAGCAATTCACATTGTTAAAGTTGAGGATGATTTCCATGAAATGCAGGAACTGAAAGTCCGAGCAGAAGCAGCTGATGTTGCCAAATCCCAGGTATCATATCTGATATGTTTCAATGGCACGATTCACTCTAATGAAGTGAGACTTACCATGACCTAATTGTCATTTGTGTTTTTGATGTCAGTTTCTAGCAACTGTTTCTCATGAAATTAGAACACCCATGAATGGTATCCTTGGTATGTTCATAACTTAAGAAGTTTCAGTGTAAAATTATCGATTCTATTTTTGATACTTGGACACCTTCTAAACGGGAATACAATCATATCTTGTGTTGCAGGAATGCTTGCTTTGCTTCTAAGTACAGAGTTAAGTTCTACACAAAGAGACTATACTCAAACTGCTCAAGCTTGTGGAAAGGCACTGATAACATTAATAAATGAGGTGCTTGACCGGGCAAAAGTTGAAGCTCGCAAATTAGAGCTGGAAGCTTTCCCGTTCCATGTGAGATCAATACTGGATGAGGTCCTGTCTTTATTTTCTGAGAAGTCTAGAAAGAAAGGCATTGAGGTAAGGCTGGTACCCTactatatgaaaattttgaattcatctCATCTGATAAAAAAGTTGGCTGAAAGGGCCAAAAATATTGCCGCTTCTCTCACAGTATTGCTTGTCATGCATTGTGCTCAACAATTGACatatattttgtgattttttgcTGAAATATTGCtaacttcatttttctttccttcttttctgtTTACCTTTCTGGCGGTGTTGACGTCAATCTATGAATGATGGCTATTGATATATAATCAAATGGGGATGAAAAGCTGGCGGTGTTTGTTTCTAACAAAGTTCCAGAATTTGTTATAGGGGATCCTGGCAGATTCAGACAGATCATCACAAATCTTGTGGGGAACTCTGTCAAAGTgagtaaatatttttagatttattaattaacttaCACTAGTGTATAGCAATTCTCTCACTACTATTGGTTTATTGCCTAATGGTCTTGGTGAAGTTTTGTGGTACCTTAATAAATTTCATAACTTGAACACTGCATCACTAGGGTTAATTTCCTACCATGCCAAGCGTATTTTTCTTTGCATATCAACATCTTGATACAGTTGATATTCATAATGTTAAGTTTTGACAGTTCACAGAGCGAGGGCATATATTTGTCAAAGTTCATCTAGCTGGACAGTCGAATGGTAATACAAATGTGAAAGATGAGACTTTCTTGAATGGAGGATCAGAAGAAGGTGCCAAATCTGATACGGAACAGTACAGAACTCTGAGTGGTTTCCG
This sequence is a window from Mangifera indica cultivar Alphonso chromosome 5, CATAS_Mindica_2.1, whole genome shotgun sequence. Protein-coding genes within it:
- the LOC123217025 gene encoding histidine kinase 4-like, which codes for MCLKMLQHHIQKQSLVQNHSVSLRVNDQTGTKKGYTFIQANRGWLPKFFMLWVLMVAFFSMLLFEGMDAENKVRRKDFLISMCDQRARMLQDQFSVSVNHVHALAILVSTFHYIKNPSAIDQETFAEYTARTAFERPLMSGVAYAQRVLDSEREKFERENGWIIKTMDTEPSPVRDEYAPVIFSQETVSYIGSLDMMSGEEDRENILRARATGKAVLTSPFRLLGSHHLGVVLTIPVYKSKLPPKPTVAERIEATGGYLGGAFDVESLVENLLGQLAGNQAILVNVYDITNSSEPLIMYGHQNQDGDMSLVHESKLDFGDPFRKHEMKCRYLQKAPIPWTALTTAFLFFVIGLLVGYILYGAAIHIVKVEDDFHEMQELKVRAEAADVAKSQFLATVSHEIRTPMNGILGMLALLLSTELSSTQRDYTQTAQACGKALITLINEVLDRAKVEARKLELEAFPFHVRSILDEVLSLFSEKSRKKGIELAVFVSNKVPEFVIGDPGRFRQIITNLVGNSVKFTERGHIFVKVHLAGQSNGNTNVKDETFLNGGSEEGAKSDTEQYRTLSGFRAADERNCWDSFRHLVADEDSQPNSSVVDMMAANDASEDVTLMVCVEDTGIGIPFSAQHRVFTPFMQADSSTSRHYGGTGIGLSISKCLVELMHGQINFVSRPKIGSTFSFTAVFGRYKKKASLDRSKSKSEELPIAFGGLKAVVVDEKPVRAAVTQYHLRRLGIVSEVATSIKSVFGMSGKNGSTIPGNNTQPDMILVEKDYWVSGEHGSAIGQLLDLRQNGHVLKFPRLILLATNISDDEFDKAKAAGFSDTVIMKPLRASMIAACLQQVGVGMKKQAGKDAPNDSGVPIKSLLCGKKILVVDDNIVNRRVAAGALKKFGANVECAASGATALKLLQIPHSFDACFMDIQMPEMDGFEATRQIRKMESQVNEQQMVNGGSTIDGTAKRSEWHMPILAMTADVIHATYEVCLKCGMDGYVSKPFEEENLYEAVAKFFESKLKPVSDS